The bacterium genomic sequence CCCGTGGACGATCTGGAGCGCCAGCTCAACCACCGCGACGACCCGGGTTTCGAGGCGATCGCCACGGAGGGGGTCGGCGTTTTCGACGTCCTGCGGGCCATCTCGAAGCTGGTCCTCGCCGCCCTCAGCCAGTAGCAGACAGCCTGAGAGGAGCCCCGCGGGTACGCTTTCAATCCGCGCTTTCCTTTTTACCATCCAGGGGCGGTCACCCTTCGGGCTAGAGAAATTTTCCCAACGGGCGCATTTACCGGGGTGTGCGCCGCACGCCTTTGGTCAATAAAACTCTGTGCCCCTCCGGTCCGGGGGGCGTAGTAAACTAAAAAAAACCGGCTCATGGCCTTCGACGGTGACCTGAAGAGCTTCTCGCTGCCCGATATCCTGCAGATGCTGCAGATGGGCAAGCGAACCGGTGCTCTGTCCATCCGTCACGGCGAGGAGATAGGCACACTGTACTTCCGCAAGGGAGAGCTGGTCCACGCCACGTACAAGAACCTGACCGGCGAGGAAGCGGCGTACAACCTCCTCAACTGGAAGACCGGCCGCTTCCGCTTCGACACGACCATCTACCCCACCCGCCGTTCCATCGAAATTTCGGCGACGAACCTGATTCTGGAGGCCGCCCGTCGGTCCGACGAGCTGGCGGATCTGCAGACGGATCTTCCACCTCCGGACACCGTTCTCCACTTCGCCAATGTCGCCGGAAAGGTGGACGACATCCACCTCTCAACCGACGAGTGGAAGGTCCTCTCCCTGGTGGACGGTCGGCGGAGCATCGCCGCAATCTGCGCCGACAGCGAGATTG encodes the following:
- a CDS encoding DUF4388 domain-containing protein; this encodes MAFDGDLKSFSLPDILQMLQMGKRTGALSIRHGEEIGTLYFRKGELVHATYKNLTGEEAAYNLLNWKTGRFRFDTTIYPTRRSIEISATNLILEAARRSDELADLQTDLPPPDTVLHFANVAGKVDDIHLSTDEWKVLSLVDGRRSIAAICADSEIDEVSTLQIIEKLLGIGLLQQLGGDPPLGDDGPPTTSTDWDQPPL